One Cyanobacteriota bacterium genomic window, TGAGTCTAAAGTACGTCGTCACAGAATGGGTATCATTAGCCTCGCAGCGCCAGTTACACACATCTGGTTTTTGAAAGGTATTCCAAGCTACTTGAGTCTTTTACTTGAGACTCCATTGAAAGATCTTGAGCAAGTAGTTTATTTCAATTCATATGTAGTTCTTGATCCAGGTAATGTTGAAGGCATCAAAAAAGGTCAAATTATTACTGAAGAAGAATACGATAAGTTGCTTGAAGAAGACACTAATCAGTTTGAAGTTGGTATCGGTGCTGAAGCGATTTTGCTTATGCTCGAAGAATTGGCTCAACCTAAGTATGAGTTCCCTGATAATAAGAGAACTGAGCGTGGTGCTTTACTTGGTTTACCTGGTTTAGTTCAACTTAAAGAAGATCTTAAAGCGGAATTGATTGCTGTAAGTGGTTCACAACAAAAGAGAACCAAGTGTATCAAGCGTACTCGTTTAGTCAATTCATTACTGAATTCATCTACTGATCCAGGATGGATGGTTTTAGATGTATTGCCTGTTTGTCCTCCTGACTTGAGACCTATGGTTCAGTTAGATGGTGGTAGATTTGCAACTTCTGATTTGAATGATCTTTACAGACGTGTGATCAACCGTAACAGCCGTCTTGCTCGTCTTATTGACATGGGCGCGCCTGAGATTATCATCCGTAACGAGAAACGTATGCTTCAAGAAGCAGTTGACGCTCTTATAGACAATGGTAGAAGAGGAAGAGTAGTCACTGGTACCAATGGTAGACCACTTAAATCACTTTCTAATATCATTGAAGGTAAGCAAGGTAGATTCCGTCAAAACTTACTTGGTAAGCGTGTTGACTACTCTGGTCGTTCAGTTATCGTTGTTGGTCCTAGTTTGGAACTTCACCAATGTGGTCTTCCTAGGGAGATGGCAGTTGAGTTATTCAAACCATTTGTAATCAACAAATTGATTGACCGTCAGATTTGTCAGAACATCAAAGCTGCTAAGAAGTTAATCGAAAAAGGACCTCCAGTGATCTGGAATATCCTTAAAGAAGTTACAACTGGTCATCCAGTGCTACTTAACCGTGCACCGACACTTCACAGATTAGGGATTCAAGCTTTTGAACCTGTAATCGTTGAAGGTCGCGCAATTAGATTGCACCCATTAGTTTGTTCAGCGTTTAACGCGGATTTCGATGGTGACCAAATGGCAGTTCACGTACCGCTTAGTTTGGAAGCACAAGCTGAAGCTCGTACTTTGATGATGGCTAACACTAACATCTTGACTCCAGCAAGTGGTAAACCAACAATCACTCCTTCACAGGATATGGTTATCGGTATTTATTACTTAACGATTGAGAAACCGGATAATGATGACCCTAAGAAATTCATCGGTGCTGGAAGAACTTTTTCAAATGAAGAAGAAGCGCTTCAGTCTTACTATGCT contains:
- the rpoC1 gene encoding DNA-directed RNA polymerase subunit gamma (DNA-dependent RNA polymerase catalyzes the transcription of DNA into RNA using the four ribonucleoside triphosphates as substrates; in cyanobacteria the beta' subunit is composed of two distinct genes that produce a gamma and beta' subunit), with amino-acid sequence MSEAEVNQLAEEVLIENEISFDQFEDDIVRANLVADNDVFDNLKIQIASPSRIQGWSHGEVVKPETINYRTLKPEKDGLFCEKIFGPVKDWECACGKYKRIRHKGIICERCGVEVTESKVRRHRMGIISLAAPVTHIWFLKGIPSYLSLLLETPLKDLEQVVYFNSYVVLDPGNVEGIKKGQIITEEEYDKLLEEDTNQFEVGIGAEAILLMLEELAQPKYEFPDNKRTERGALLGLPGLVQLKEDLKAELIAVSGSQQKRTKCIKRTRLVNSLLNSSTDPGWMVLDVLPVCPPDLRPMVQLDGGRFATSDLNDLYRRVINRNSRLARLIDMGAPEIIIRNEKRMLQEAVDALIDNGRRGRVVTGTNGRPLKSLSNIIEGKQGRFRQNLLGKRVDYSGRSVIVVGPSLELHQCGLPREMAVELFKPFVINKLIDRQICQNIKAAKKLIEKGPPVIWNILKEVTTGHPVLLNRAPTLHRLGIQAFEPVIVEGRAIRLHPLVCSAFNADFDGDQMAVHVPLSLEAQAEARTLMMANTNILTPASGKPTITPSQDMVIGIYYLTIEKPDNDDPKKFIGAGRTFSNEEEALQSYYAGYADLFAKVKVRTNMTESGNAEIIETTIGRIMFNKMIIDSIDGKEVVMS